Proteins encoded in a region of the Poecilia reticulata strain Guanapo linkage group LG14, Guppy_female_1.0+MT, whole genome shotgun sequence genome:
- the LOC103476162 gene encoding growth-regulated alpha protein-like, with translation MNSGIQCIVLLACIAVCSSASIMRCQCIKTISAVRPHLIADVRVHQPGPYCSKQEVIVILKDETQRCLDPEGRQAQDIIRSLLKAKEMQTKAEKTSRVNTKATTAAAATTAATTTTATSVEATAVEATAAPTAAAATTAADKG, from the exons ATGAACTCTGGGATCCAGTGCATCGTTCTTCTGGCCTGCATCGCCGTCTGCTCCTCAGCTA GTATTATGAGGTGCCAGTGCATAAAAACGATTTCAGCAGTAAGACCCCATCTCATCGCTGATGTGAGAGTGCATCAACCTGGTCCatactgcagcaaacaggaagtgat TGTCATCCTCAAAGATGAAACCCAGCGCTGCCTTGACCCTGAGGGACGTCAGGCTCAAGACATCATCAGATCACTcctgaaagcaaaagaaat GCAGACAAAGGCTGAGAAAACGAGCAGAGTCAACACAAAAGCAActactgcagcagcagcaactacTGCAGCAACCACAACTACTGCAACATCAGTGGAAGCAACAGCAGTAGAAGCAACAGCagcaccaacagcagcagcagcaactacTGCA